One stretch of Thalassovita sp. DNA includes these proteins:
- a CDS encoding Arm DNA-binding domain-containing protein, with the protein MSDARIRPLKPKEKPYKQADFDGLYLLIKPNGSKLWHFKYRLLRKERLLALGKYPEVTLADARQKRDEARSLIAKDEDPSSIRKDQKAKAAAEQTETFAKIAAELLAKSAQ; encoded by the coding sequence CTGAGCGATGCAAGGATTCGGCCTCTAAAACCTAAAGAAAAGCCTTACAAGCAAGCCGACTTCGACGGTCTCTATCTGCTGATCAAGCCGAATGGGTCGAAACTCTGGCATTTCAAATACCGCTTGCTGCGAAAAGAGAGGCTTCTAGCGCTGGGCAAATACCCGGAAGTGACTTTGGCCGATGCGCGACAAAAACGGGATGAGGCCCGTAGTTTGATCGCAAAGGACGAAGATCCCTCGAGCATACGCAAAGATCAGAAAGCCAAGGCGGCAGCTGAGCAAACCGAGACCTTCGCCAAGATTGCCGCAGAACTGCTCGCAAAAAGCGCACAGTAG